A window of Silene latifolia isolate original U9 population unplaced genomic scaffold, ASM4854445v1 scaffold_57, whole genome shotgun sequence genomic DNA:
CAAATCAAGGACTGGTGCAGATTGCAGATTTCATCAACACGGGATGTAAGATCTGCAGGGTCAAAAGTACAAAAGAATGTGTACGCTCTTGTGTTGGCTACTAGCTACTACCATGTTTGGACGCAGAGGAATAATGCAAGGATAAATGCCATGCTTGATAGTCCAAAATGGGTTGTGCAGTTGATTAAGGACAATGTGAAGCATAGAATCAAATATAAACGGAATGATCACATGTCTAGTGCTGAGAAGAATTGGTTGTTAAGTCtagaaatttgatttgtatggttTGCTCCTAGTGAGTTTCGAACCTAAAGCCTTGGGTCCTTGTAATTATTATTCTTTTGATATATAATATAcatctcacattttaccaaaaaaaaaaagttcacaaaataagttccaggattcacaaaataagttccaggatttaaagtagggggcgggtgtcctaaaacgggacgggaaagggtttagggttggattaggcagaccgctaccacagatccgcctagtccaaccctaaaccctttcccttgctactcattcgagggGAAGGAAGATcaaaagacaccctacagggggacggttgaaccctttttttggggggacaagatttaaagtagggggctgggtgtcctaaaacgggacgggaaagggtttagggctggattaggcggaccgctaccgcgaatccgcctaatccaaccctaaaccctttccctttctactCATTCGAGGGAcaggaagaccaaaagacaccctacagaGGGAcaggtgaacccttttttgggggacaggATTTAAAGTAGGGGAACGGGTGTCCTGAAACGAggcgggaaagggcttagggttggattaggcggaccgctaccgcgaatccgcctaatctaaccctagactctttcccttgctactcattcgagggGCAAGAAGACCAAAAGACACTCTATCTGGGGACGGGCGaaccccttttttgggggacgggatttaaagtagggggtcaggtgtcctaaaacgggacgggaaagggtttagggttggattaggcggaccgctaccgcagatccgcctaatccaaccctaaaccttttcccttgctattCATTCGAGGGGCAGGAAGACCAAAACACACCCTAcaaggggacgggtgaaccctttttttgggggatgggatttaaagtaggggtgggtgtcctaaaacgggacgggaaatggtttagggttggattaggcggatccgcgaggagcgatccgcctaatccaaccctaaaccctttctcttccTACTCATTCGAGCGATAAGAAGATcaaaagacaccctacaggggGATGGGTGAACCCTTTTCttgggggacgggatttaaagtagggggtcgggtgtcctaaaacgggacgagaaagggtttagggttggatttggcggaccggtaccgcggatccgcctaatccaaccctaaaccctttcccttgctattcaTTCGAGTAGCAGGAAGACAAAAAGACGCCCTGGAGGGGACGGGGGAACCCTTTTTtgtgggacgggatttaaagtagtgggtcgggtatcctaaaacgggacgggaaagggtttagtgttggattaggtggaccgctacgacggatccgcctaatacaaccctaaaccctttcccttattttgACGGAATCGTTTCCAAGGGCGTGTAAAAAATTTCATAGAAAAGAGATTGATGCTAATATTGAAAACAAAGTTGAAGGTTACATGATAAATGTTGTTAtctaaaatggtaaataaagaacTACATTATTATACAAAAGGTTCCCACAAGAGTTGCATAATTATACAAAAGAGTTACATAATTATACAAAAGGTTAATTATACAAAAGAGTTACATAATTATACAAAAGGTTGAGTAAAGAAGTacataattatacataataactaCTAAAAGGCTAAGAAAGGGCAACTGTAAAACCTTAACCTTAACGGTATGAAGGCCTAAGTACACAGAGAGTACATTGGCTAAAAGTGTGGCAAACTTGGCCTATATGACGAGCTCAGAAGGGAAATCAAGAAAAGATAAATTTTCATGAGGTAGTAGCAATTCTGTAGCAATGCCAATTGCTCTGTCTCGTCCCTCAGATGGTGTAGCCAAAGCACGCAAGAACTCTTTAAGTTGGCCCATTGCAATATCATCAAGATTGTTAAGATTGGGGctccgattttgattttttgcttGGTGATTATGGAGGATTAATGTGACTGTCTGATTCACCGTTATAACATTTGCATCGTTTATAAACTATTCTAGGACCCCCTACGAATAGTCCTTACACCAATGGAATCATTTATGACTAGAGAACGCAAGTATGCCATGTCAACACGAATAGCAGTTGGGTGGACAAGAAAGAGTTGAGACCAATTTCTACAAACGATGGCCATGTTAAAGGGAGAAGCATAGTGGAGAACATACTAATTTGTCAGGATATTGTCAGATGTTATAATAGGAAGTCTATCTCCCCTAGATTCATGCTCAAGGTTGACCTTAAAAAGCCTATGACTCTGTTAATTGGGAGTTTATGAAACAAATGCTAACCTTCCTGAATTTTCCTCAAATATTGATCTGGTTATGGAATGCATCACTACTTGCTTCTTATTCTCTTGTATTGAATGGAGAGATATTTGGTCACTTTAAAGGAGCCAAGGGCTTAAGACAGGGAGACCCCTTATCTCCCATTCTTTTTACCATAGCCATGGAGTATTTGAGTAGAATCTTGAAACATACAACTTCTACAATGCCTTTCAAATTCCATCCTATGTGTAGTCAACTGAAGCTTTCCCAtttaatgtttgctgatgatctatTGCTTTTTTGCAAAGGAGATGTTAATTCAATAATGATTCTTTTAAGGTCCTTTGCTACCTTTTCTTGTGCTTCTGGCCTGCAAATGAACTCCACTAAGTCCAATGCCTACTTTAATGGAGTCCATAGTTGGGTAAAACAAGATATTCTTCAAGTTTCTGGTTTCAAAGAAGGTCATCTGCCTTTTACTTATTTGGGGGTCCCTATTACTTGTGGAAGAATGAAGAAAACTGACTGCAATATCCATGTTGAGAAACTGGTCAGTAAGATTAGATGTTTTGGATCCAAGAAGCTGAGTTACTCAGGAAGATTAGTTCTTGTAAACTCTGTGCTGACTGCTTTGTATAGCTACTAGATCAACATTTTTGTTATCCCTACAGGTGTTCTGAATAAGCTTAATGCCATCTGCAGAAACTATCTTTGGGATGGGGGTGCAGAGTTTGTTAGAGTGCCTATGGTAGGGTGGGAGAAAGTATGATGTCCAAAATCTGAAGGAGGTTTAGGCATAAGGGATAGTTTCACCTGGAACATTGTTGCAATAGGCAAGCTGGTTTGGTGGGTTTATTATAGCCCTGATAGATTGTGGGTGAAATGGGTAAACCAGGTCTATTTAAAGGGCCAAGACTGGAAGGACTACAAACCTAGTGGTGATCTTAGCTGGGGGTGGAAGTCTGTTTGTAAGGTTAAAGATAAATTGGATACTGGTTACCAGAATGGACATTGGCTACTGGATGCTAGAGGTTACACTTTGCGTAGTGGCTATGATCTAATCAGGCACAAGTTTCCGAATGTGCCTTGGCATAAACAGATATGGAATTCTTGGAGTCTCCCCAAGCATCAATTCATTGGTTGGCTCATTTCTAGGGAAGCTCTTATGCTCAAGGATAAGCTATTTTCTCTTGGTATTGCTCCAGATGATGACTGCCTTTTGTGTGGTAAAGGGGGGGAAAGTCATACTCACTTGTTCCAAACCTGTGAGTATTCTAGAAGATTGCTTGATGAAGTCTCTAAATTTCTAAGGATTACTCTACCAGTGTCTAATCCTCTCCAGAGGATTGCTGATGGCCAGTTTTCTCAGGTACAGAAAGGTGTGATTTTAAGTGCGATATCTACTACTTTCTATCATATTTGGTTACAACGGAACAAGGCTCGTGTGGATGGTTTAATACAAGGACCTGAATTATTGCGAGAATTGATCCAGAAGGAACTTAAAGCTAGGATTGCAGTATATCTTAGCCAAGGAGTTGTTCATGGAGATAATGTATGGTTAAGAAGTAGAAGTTTGATTGTATAAGTCCTATTATAGGACCTGAAATTTGCATGTACCTAAAATGGTCTGGTTGTAACATTTGTGTTACGAGTTTTAATGGAAATCTtacatttcatcaaaaaaaaaaaacgatggTCATGTTTGCCTTATCTTCGTCAAAATCATGGCGTGTGAATATTTCATTCATCAGATCTTTATTATTGAAAACAGAATGTTGTGCTTGATAGCGTCTCCCATTGACTTTGACTTCCTTTAAGGGAGCAAATGAAAAACCCATAGCTGTTTGCTTTTCAGTTACATATTTTTTAACAAAGTATGCTTTATCTTTTGTTATAATATCCAGAACAAACCCCTTGCACCAATTTTCCATAGATGTTTATTTAGAGAAACATAATTGACATGTAAATAGAATGGACCTACATTTCATCAAGTTAATAAAAGACGTTTAGTTAGacacaataaaactcaaaatacGTAAGAAAAAATTCTAATTGTAGACTCAAAGTATTAAAAACATTAGACGTTTAGTTAGACACAATCATTCTGCTGAATTCTGAATTCCGTGCAAGTAAGCGAACGAGGGGAATGGGTTCAACTGAGAGAAATGGATTCAGAGGGTGCATATAATGGTTAGGTGAAGAAGCTGACAAATTGCGGGTGCATATAAATGAAGTAACTACCCTAACGAGTATAAAATTCCCGCGTTATTTTATAGTCAAATTATTTATATGCAACATGCTCAAACATTGTGTCCAGGAGTAGAAGGTTACGTATGAaagttttatttttttgtgtgaATCAGAGACCTTGGTtagtgaaactagaaggtaattttgtgaaacttggagtGAAATGGTCATGGATAATATAAGAAGAGAACACAAACAGGGCTATAATAAGAGAAGACAACCAGGGACACACAAACCCAAATACGCAAGCAGCCGAAAGCAAAGAACAACTAAAAGCTAGCAAGCGCATTCAAAGTATATACAGCAGCAGTAAAATGCTAGGCGGAAGAATGCAAGCGCATTCGAAGTATAAATAGAAGCAATGGAACAATCAAGCAACAACACATTTTAAAAGACAGAGTAGCTACTGAAATTGATTAAAACCTTCGAAAACAAAACACGTAGCAAAAGAGTGACAAGCAAATGACAAAATACAAGCAAGCGGAAGAATGCAAGGATCCTAAAACTCACAAAATAGAAGCGAAACTTCTAAAATTAACTATGAAGTAACAACAGCAAAAGGCAGACTAAAAAGTGTATCCACAGAAACAAAGGTATAATGAGCAACATTTGGTGCACATGAGGTTCGTCACAAACCTAGGTTACATAAAATCAGTCATAAGACTCATAACTAATAatgaataataacaataaaacttCAATTAAAAGCATAATAGAGCAGAAAAGGGAAAGGGACATACGAAAAAGCTTAGAAATCGTctgcaattgattttatgcgCTCCTATTGTGGTCGGTGATGCTCAATAAACGATTAAGACCTGCAGAATTCAGTCCAGGTTTTATAATGTGAGATTGTTGTTTCACAAATTGACCTCCTAGTTTCACGAACATAGATATAGGATTCATAAACGCAGGAAAAACAGGAACGTAACAAAGTAACCAACCAAAATTGAAATCGTGGTAGTAAGGTAAGCAAGGGGAAGGACCTGACGAAAAAGCGGAGAAATCGTctgcaattgattttatgcgCTTCTATTGTGGTCGATGATGCTAAAAAAATGATTAAAACCTGCATGCAACCGCCATTAATAAGTAATGGAAATAGTTGAGCTTGAAATTAGCAAAGTAAATAGGCAGAAGATGAATCACAGAAAGCTCGGTAGTACACTGATAATGGCGAAAGAAGATGAATCACAGAAACGGAATGAAATTAAGGATGAATTGAAATGAATACTATTGAATCCAAAGTACCTAAGCTGAGGAAAATAATGGCGGTCGAAAGCGCGGTAGTAATGGCGGTCGAAAGCGCGGTAGTAATGGCGGTTGAAAGCTCGTTGGAAGCTCGGTAGTAATGGCGAAAAAGTTGAAATAGTTGAGCTGATGAAATGttagaagagagagaaagagtgggCGTAAAAGTGAAAGAGTTAATGAGGGTGAGGCGTTAGTTGGGATGTATATAGGGGACACGTGTCAACATTTGGTGCATCTGTAATAATTAGATCCAATGGTTTAGAAAGGGTTCAGCCGCCTCACACTAAGGAGGGTGTCTGGCATgattcaatttatatatatatatatatatatatatatatatatatatatatatatatatatatatatatatatatatatatatatcttaggTGAGTCCGTCCTATGAATCTCCACCATTGGATCTTTAGATCCAAGGGCCCGGGTTCAGCCACGTCGCcccaattaaaaaaaaataatgcaCTAATATAAGGGCAAAAATAACATATTACGTTTCATAATTTTGATatcattttctctctctaaatatctctctccctctccctctctctctctgtctctctctctctctagtagcttcaataattaattatttagcaAGAACAACAGGCACATCAAATCCGTCGCAGTGTATAATCAAACTTTTCTTCAACTTTCAAAATCAACCAAAATTTTCAATACATTCAAGAGAATATCTTCGAAAAATATAGTCAAGATTCTATTACATCTGATTCTCAAACAATGAAGAGGTATAAATCGATCTCCCTTTTcgctattttttttaattttttttttgttgtgattgatgttatcgcatgttgttgttgttaatgttattgttgttcttgttcttgttttatcttgattgatatgaagaaatTATTAATTGATTTCTGATTAATTTAGGCTTTCGTTCTTAacaaaaaattagggttaagttttgatcaaactgaataattgaatTTTCGCCAAACAAATACGTCTAGTCTGTATGTGTtcatattgttattgttttaattGATTGTTCATACTATTAATGTTGATTTTATGTGATCCAACTATTTGtgcgaaaaaattagggttagaCATAGTGAAATTTCGTAATAAtcgtcttattttgtgttttgtgAAATTGCGATCGATTTCTGTAATAATGTGCGATTTTATGTCGATTATATGTGTTCATAGTGTTCGTAGCAAGGCTAAGGTTATGAAATTGTGAAATGTATAACTGGACTTGATTTCAAGAAAATTGGGATAAATATGGGGATTAAATTAACTTTCGTAAGATATTTGACACATGTTTAATGTAATATTGTTACTGGAATATTATTACTATAATATTGTTACTGTAATATTATTACTGTAAATTATCACTAATCATGCTCCACCGTCATTCCCATATGTTTTAGTTAGTAATGGCCGAATGTTTTGTTTTGAATGGCAGAAAGAAGAAGAAGGTTTGAGAAATCAACCAACACAAAAAGACGCGCAAGGAGATAATATATacaaaaaagaataaaataatgACTAATCAGTCATGAAGATAGGCGTAAAGAAGGCAGCGTTAATGAGGTTGAAATGCTAGTTGAGGTTGTTAACATTGTTGTTAGATTTTGATGTGTGATTATGATGTATACTTCTTGTAAACTTGTCAAATTAATACGATGTGATATTGCAAATCATTTTAGCGGATCAACTGGGCTGGTCTGTTTTCACTTGATTTTTATTGTTGAAGTAATTAAAGTTTGATCTTTTAACACTGTATCCATATTATTTTTATGAATGAATGATGTTACAGTAACACAATTAATGTATCAGTGTTACAGTAACACCGTCACTTTTAAAATACGAAACAGAAAACTTTGCCATTACATTTTAGAACTACTTTTTACACCGTCTTATATAATACACAaactaaataataattattgtaaCATTTTTGTCATGTTAGTTTAATGAATTAATGTctttacagtaacattgttacagtaaTATTGATATACCATTGATGAATTAAATATAATGAAGATGTTACAGTAATACTGTGTAACTTTGATTAATGAccgatgttactgtaacactatTGTTGTGACATGGTAGAATAAGGATTGGTTGTGTTGGAATTAGGAGGAATGTACAAAATTATCTAATAAACTAAGGCAACAAAGTCGTGTTGAccatacaacaaacaacacaacaaTGGTAAAAGTGTTGACTAGCATTCCAACTTCAATAACATTGCTTTCTTCATGCCTATCTCCATGATTGATTATCCAATGTCTTgctttttttttgtatatattgtatccTTGTGCGCCTTTTTTTTGTGTTGGGTGATTTCTCAAACCttcttcttttttcaattcttctgacaaccaaaacaaaacattcGACATTTACTAGATAAACCATATGCGAAAGTCGGTGGTCCATTATTAATGATAATTTCACAGTAAAAATATTACAGTAACATCATTACAATAACATCATTTGCGAGTTTATGACAATGTTAAACTATCAAATTTAATTGGAAAAAATCACataacatcaaatatacaatgttGTAAGAATATTTAAGTTCAATTCTGTCACGCAGTTTTAATGTTACTGTAACGCTATTACAGTAACAGGTGTCGTTGATTATTTTACGAAAACTAAATGTGTAACACCCATGAATTTTCCGtgttggcatttataatttaattagccattttattattttatttgtattttaaaacctttttttataaaaatgcggctttacatgtaaaataatattaatgttcataaaaaaaaaatatatccgtcttaagtttgtagtaggtCCGGGTTGTATTTTAGGGTAAAATCAACTTAAAATGATTGTTTGAGCCTAAGATAACTTTGGGCCTTCATCCTACTCTTTTCCCTCCACCCATATAAGAGCTTAAACCCTATCTTCTCCATCCACCATTCATTTTTCAGCAACAAACACACaacaacaccattgttacacaacttccacctctttcactaaaatggccataaaaccttcgtttcttatcggttttcaacgattttcgcgcctatctcttcctctcctcgCCCTCCATCTTCCTAGGTAAGAAAGATCTTGACTTTACCTCACCCTTGCTGCTGGCCGTGACTTTTGTGGCACGATTTTCGAGGTCTTACTTAGGAACTCGGATCTTGAGCTTCCTTTTGGGCAACCAGCATGGCTTTGAGTCAGAATCTTAcattttgaagaaataatgaggtaacggtgatgggttactcgttattatgtcatttgtatgtttatatgttatattttgttgttataagctagtaattgtgattcttatgagattatatgtgtagttgtctaagatggatttatacaaggttttacttgcttaaattgaGTAAAGATGGTATCTTTGACTTTCTTATGAGATGGGTAATTAGATGTAGTTGTTGTTATATGTCACTAGTATCATTACTTGCTTAAAGTTTCAGTTTTGAGACGGTTCCATTTAGCTTGCTAAAGTTGCATTTTTGAGACTATTTTGGGTGACCCGTGTTGGCCTCGAACCCATCGTATCTGACCGGTGCGACTTCCAATGCCACtaaaaatatgacagatggaccggcgtcgaaaaattaggtggtttagccacttgaatcactcggttcagagtccgtatgagtaaatggcgcatgttttaccgtttcaagttctataaatatatatatcctttgtgtatgatggttgtttatgctttttattcgtatcatgaccaaagttttcccttgttgactcgtatatgcttatgggtggttcggattttggtttgtttacattttgcctcgtgttccgtattaattaattcatttgttatcggttatttatactttgttcaagtaacatgtaaatgagaaatgaaacgtttattcattaccgctcattatattttatagattgggtTCACTATAATTTATATGGGGAATTTACATACTTCCTTCTGTTTAGCTTGTTATGTTTTAaatgttggacttcacatgattacatggttggactttgcatgactaacttgatggatttcccgtgacttcaagtattgggtttttatgacttgtttgatgggctcataaatgagtcgcttgagttggtcacatttatcctgtagatttcacataacgtaaattagtcattatcgcttattatattgtatttaaccggcatgttaaattataaaatggaatatttattaacaTAATGCAATTATGagaaatttattataaatagttacttgtagtgagtcatattcttaataatgtctagtattgttcggttgtgtgagtcttggtcctatcggacactaggggtgagccataggccctctagttacgatatgatcgtcgggattgatgttcgcatccgtacttatggtgagacgcaagctataagtatgaatgtgacgttAATAATCCCGTCTCTGAGTCTtgatcctatcggatactagaggtgagctataagccctctagttgcgatatgatcgtcgtcctaccaggaggttggagtctaggatgtagtcttgtgtgtggtatctcggacatgctttcaagatagcctctgagtcggatactccgtctacactttgtgttggtcttacacttgtgagtcttattcttgtagaaatgccataataccatcatatgtgcttgacatgcatTTACGCCCTAcctgtgctgttctggcaagtacgggtttgactacttgtgctgttctggcaagtgtggtTTTGGGCCACTTGCTGTGCTGgaaagtgagtcttatcttagtctttccgccactttcgtgcttttctggcgattggggtactcggtctccatgagtagtcgagtcttgggtgcgtgttgtgctggcgcacgtcgatcgggatgtacacccgagaatctgcagatttagactaggaccgtatcattatcgtagtcgtacccggggaaattatagcctaagagtagtaaatgtcttgcattatttggatggttactttggtcatatatCCTTGAAATAcatgctcgtggctaagtggtcgtgtctgtttccttgtctttcttctccattcattttattgttgcttatgccttacttacttgtttattccatcatttcttttatccttgttggtttaaacacgtatgatcccatgtttagttataagtccattcactcataacttatctaatatgattatttgttcatgt
This region includes:
- the LOC141639747 gene encoding uncharacterized protein LOC141639747, producing MLTFLNFPQILIWLWNASLLASYSLVLNGEIFGHFKGAKGLRQGDPLSPILFTIAMEYLSRILKHTTSTMPFKFHPMCSQLKLSHLMFADDLLLFCKGDVNSIMILLRSFATFSCASGLQMNSTKSNAYFNGVHSWVKQDILQVSGFKEGHLPFTYLGVPITCGRMKKTDCNIHVEKLINIFVIPTGVLNKLNAICRNYLWDGGAEFVRVPMVGWEKVYLKGQDWKDYKPSGDLSWGWKSVCKVKDKLDTGYQNGHWLLDARGYTLRSGYDLIRHKFPNVPWHKQIWNSWSLPKHQFIGWLISREALMLKDKLFSLGIAPDDDCLLCGKGGESHTHLFQTCEYSRRLLDEVSKFLRITLPVSNPLQRIADGQFSQVQKGVILSAISTTFYHIWLQRNKARVDGLIQGPELLRELIQKELKARIAVYLSQGVVHGDNVWLRSRSLIV